One stretch of Candidatus Dormiibacterota bacterium DNA includes these proteins:
- a CDS encoding divergent polysaccharide deacetylase family protein, which yields MLLLLVALALGWAFFHPTARKPAGRHVATQPTPAPPVEETPAATPSPALAPSASPTPAPVESAPATSGPSAPVAPTPRRAGIAGGPKLALIIDDCGQWIDTERGFVALPIPLTLAVLPYVHYTATIAREASAAGKGVMLHLPMEPISEIYPGPGEIKTSMSNAQITAQTQADLAQVPLAQGVNNHEGSKATSSRRVMDDVMGVLAEHPGLFFIDSRTIAASVAAEVASSDGVPSASRDVFLDDKANLAYTEGQLREAAAIAERTGSAIAIGHPRPTTLAAVTALYPELEAAGIRFVLVKSLTR from the coding sequence ATGCTCCTGTTGCTCGTCGCCCTCGCCCTCGGGTGGGCATTCTTTCACCCGACGGCTCGCAAGCCGGCCGGGCGACACGTCGCCACGCAACCAACGCCGGCGCCGCCCGTCGAGGAGACGCCCGCGGCCACACCGAGCCCCGCTCTCGCTCCGAGCGCATCACCCACGCCTGCACCGGTGGAGTCGGCGCCTGCGACTTCCGGACCCTCCGCGCCCGTGGCCCCCACGCCGCGTCGCGCCGGGATCGCCGGCGGCCCCAAACTCGCCCTGATTATCGACGATTGCGGGCAGTGGATCGATACCGAGCGCGGCTTCGTCGCGCTCCCCATTCCATTGACCCTAGCAGTGCTGCCCTACGTCCATTATACGGCGACGATCGCGCGCGAAGCCTCGGCTGCGGGAAAAGGCGTCATGCTGCACTTGCCGATGGAGCCGATATCGGAGATATATCCGGGCCCGGGCGAGATCAAAACCAGCATGAGCAACGCTCAGATCACCGCGCAGACTCAGGCCGATCTCGCGCAAGTACCGTTGGCGCAAGGCGTGAACAACCACGAAGGAAGCAAGGCGACCTCGAGCCGGCGGGTGATGGACGACGTCATGGGCGTACTCGCAGAGCATCCGGGGCTCTTCTTCATCGATTCGCGCACCATCGCCGCGTCGGTTGCAGCAGAGGTCGCGTCTTCTGACGGGGTGCCCAGCGCTTCCCGCGACGTCTTTCTCGATGATAAAGCTAACCTCGCCTATACGGAAGGTCAGTTACGCGAGGCGGCCGCGATCGCGGAACGGACGGGAAGCGCGATTGCCATCGGTCACCCGCGCCCGACTACGCTGGCGGCGGTGACGGCTCTCTATCCCGAGCTCGAAGCTGCGGGCATCCGGT
- a CDS encoding aldo/keto reductase translates to MQQRQLGDAQFMVGEIGYGAMGLTHAYGEPLTGAREGEAFAVIDRAIELGVTLFDTAEIYGPLTNEILLGRALKGKRDRVRIATKTGFVVLPQGVPMQRDGRPESIRRACEGSLQRLGIETIDLYQLHRVDPNVPVEESIGAMADLVRAGKVRWIGLSEVDVATLERAHAVHPIATVQSELSLWTRDALEDVLPRCAALGIGFLAYSPLGRGFFTGKLAREDIRPGDFRATLPRFQSENFDRNQALVEAVQRIAQRVGATSGQVALAWVLAQGEHVVPIPGTKRVAYLEENVGAAALHLDAPTIEELNALHAPAGARYA, encoded by the coding sequence ATGCAACAACGGCAATTAGGTGACGCGCAGTTCATGGTCGGTGAAATCGGTTACGGCGCGATGGGGCTAACGCACGCGTACGGCGAGCCCTTGACCGGAGCCCGCGAAGGCGAGGCGTTCGCGGTGATCGATCGAGCGATCGAGCTCGGCGTAACGCTCTTCGATACGGCCGAAATCTATGGGCCGCTCACCAACGAAATACTGCTCGGGCGGGCGCTCAAGGGCAAACGCGATCGAGTGCGCATCGCAACCAAGACCGGCTTCGTGGTGCTGCCGCAGGGCGTGCCCATGCAGCGCGACGGGCGTCCGGAGAGCATCCGGCGGGCCTGTGAAGGCTCGTTACAACGCTTGGGGATCGAGACCATCGATCTTTATCAGTTGCACCGCGTCGATCCTAACGTGCCGGTGGAAGAGAGCATCGGAGCGATGGCCGATCTCGTTCGTGCCGGAAAGGTGCGCTGGATCGGCCTCTCCGAGGTCGATGTCGCGACGCTCGAGCGCGCGCACGCCGTCCACCCGATCGCAACGGTGCAATCAGAACTCTCACTGTGGACGCGCGACGCGCTCGAGGACGTCCTGCCGCGATGCGCGGCCCTTGGCATTGGCTTTCTCGCCTACTCGCCGCTGGGACGCGGTTTTTTCACCGGCAAGCTCGCGCGCGAGGATATTCGTCCGGGAGATTTTCGCGCTACGCTGCCGCGCTTTCAATCTGAAAACTTCGATCGCAATCAAGCGCTCGTCGAGGCGGTGCAGCGCATCGCGCAACGCGTGGGAGCGACCAGCGGACAAGTCGCGCTGGCGTGGGTCTTGGCGCAAGGCGAACACGTCGTCCCCATCCCCGGAACCAAACGGGTCGCCTATCTCGAAGAGAACGTCGGGGCGGCCGCCCTTCACCTGGATGCACCGACCATCGAGGAACTTAACGCGCTACACGCACCGGCCGGAGCGCGCTATGCGTAA
- a CDS encoding multicopper oxidase domain-containing protein, producing MNRRRFVVGSAAAAASGAVLLAEGCNSGGMLTPLGPGTNSYVLNVGYTTSNIAGYRIRTRTYNGSTAGPILTTTPGSTLQVQIVNGLPPNPPAVAPVGHVRIPAPTSMEQAMSRRLPLTAVSGPVDPMNNPHLFNTTNLHVHGIQTVPHLFQPVGTANPAAMMIAVDPGQTFGYALPIPVDHPSGLHWYHPHHHGSTDVQVSGGMAGLIVVRGPIDQVPEIAAAREIFMVIQTLNVNASTTTPGTYEYEPIAYQPPASGGYNLGTDFTMLTVNGQGVNWSNNVTNTYTPLSLPQFQMKPGEVVRLRILNGTNAYFLPLVLPGMECYQIGFDGVNLLAPNHATFDFTGTVTPANMFSANARFTSPGNRIEMLVQAPQTPGTYTLSAAATNGVNFMPFPKFDLAQFVVSGPAVQMSIPTSLPTPTREYPIISDAEIVARRTFTYSEQAPYPTLLTGIAFLIDGTLYDEMAIPTSVQVGTAEEWTIVNQSAESHPFHIHVNSFQLTAINGVPNNPPEVWDTFVVPPAVNGTPGSITLRIRFLEFSGKAVHHCHVLPHEDTGMMQNFMIT from the coding sequence ATGAATCGTCGCCGTTTTGTCGTTGGATCGGCGGCCGCCGCTGCGAGCGGAGCCGTACTCTTAGCCGAGGGATGCAATTCGGGCGGCATGCTCACGCCGTTGGGCCCCGGCACCAACAGCTACGTGCTGAACGTCGGTTATACCACCAGCAATATCGCGGGCTATCGTATCCGCACGCGCACGTACAACGGCTCGACGGCGGGACCGATTCTCACCACCACCCCGGGCTCGACGCTGCAGGTGCAAATCGTCAACGGCCTGCCGCCGAATCCGCCCGCCGTCGCGCCCGTCGGCCACGTGCGCATTCCGGCACCGACGAGCATGGAACAGGCCATGAGCCGCCGTCTCCCGCTAACCGCCGTGTCTGGCCCGGTAGATCCGATGAACAACCCGCACCTTTTCAATACGACCAACCTGCACGTGCACGGCATACAAACCGTTCCGCATCTGTTTCAGCCGGTCGGGACAGCGAATCCGGCTGCCATGATGATCGCGGTCGATCCCGGCCAAACGTTTGGGTATGCGTTGCCGATTCCGGTGGATCACCCGAGCGGGCTGCATTGGTACCATCCGCACCATCACGGTTCGACCGACGTCCAGGTGTCGGGCGGAATGGCCGGACTCATCGTGGTTCGCGGGCCGATCGATCAGGTGCCGGAGATCGCCGCGGCACGCGAGATTTTCATGGTGATTCAGACGCTCAACGTGAACGCGAGTACCACGACCCCTGGAACCTACGAATACGAGCCGATCGCCTACCAGCCGCCCGCGTCCGGCGGATACAATCTCGGCACCGATTTCACGATGCTCACGGTGAACGGGCAAGGCGTCAATTGGAGCAACAACGTTACCAACACCTATACGCCGTTGTCTCTGCCGCAATTTCAAATGAAACCGGGTGAGGTCGTGCGCTTGCGCATCCTCAACGGCACGAACGCCTATTTTCTTCCCCTCGTTCTGCCCGGGATGGAGTGTTACCAAATCGGTTTCGACGGCGTCAACCTGTTGGCTCCGAACCATGCCACCTTCGATTTTACCGGCACCGTGACGCCGGCGAACATGTTTTCCGCCAACGCGCGCTTCACGTCGCCGGGCAATCGGATCGAGATGCTCGTGCAAGCGCCGCAAACGCCGGGGACCTATACGCTATCCGCCGCCGCTACCAACGGCGTGAATTTCATGCCGTTTCCCAAATTCGATCTCGCGCAATTCGTCGTCAGCGGCCCCGCGGTACAGATGTCGATTCCGACGAGCCTTCCGACGCCGACGCGCGAATATCCCATTATCAGCGATGCGGAGATCGTCGCGCGGCGCACGTTCACGTATTCCGAGCAGGCACCGTACCCGACGCTGCTTACCGGGATCGCCTTCCTAATCGACGGCACGCTCTACGACGAAATGGCGATCCCGACGAGCGTGCAAGTGGGGACGGCCGAAGAATGGACGATCGTCAACCAGAGCGCCGAATCGCACCCGTTTCACATCCACGTGAACTCGTTTCAACTAACTGCGATCAACGGCGTTCCCAACAATCCCCCCGAAGTGTGGGATACGTTCGTCGTTCCGCCCGCCGTCAACGGTACTCCCGGAAGCATTACGCTGCGCATCCGCTTCTTGGAGTTTTCCGGTAAGGCCGTGCATCACTGTCACGTGCTCCCGCACGAAGACACCGGCATGATGCAGAACTTTATGATCACCTAG
- a CDS encoding acetyl-CoA C-acyltransferase: protein MREAVIVEALRSPTGKRGGNLSQVHPVDLLARVLFAVCERASIDPHAVDDVIAGCVSQVGEQSLNVARSAALAAGFPERVPGVTIDRQCGSSQQAIAFAANGIIAGEYDAVIACGVESMSRIPLGASFAHGPGERFGPMLAARYDGRLIDQGVSAELVAQRWGLSREALDAYSLESHRRAARARDRGAFATQIVPIDGHHTDDGIRDDTSLEKLAGLRPAFAANGSITAGNSSQISDGAAAVLLCERAFAQRHGLHVRARFVASVAIGGDPVMMLTATIPATERIMERCGLRLAQMDAIEINEAFASVVLAWQRETGADLEKTNVNGGAIALGHPLGASGARLATTLLHELEQRSARYGLQVMCEGGGMANATIFERL, encoded by the coding sequence GTGAGAGAGGCCGTCATCGTCGAGGCGTTACGAAGCCCCACCGGCAAGCGCGGCGGCAACCTGTCGCAGGTTCATCCCGTCGATCTGCTCGCGCGCGTGCTATTCGCGGTGTGCGAACGGGCGAGCATCGATCCGCATGCCGTCGACGACGTCATTGCCGGTTGCGTCAGTCAGGTCGGAGAGCAGTCTCTGAACGTTGCGCGGAGCGCGGCGCTCGCCGCAGGTTTCCCCGAACGCGTTCCGGGCGTCACGATCGATCGGCAGTGCGGATCGAGTCAACAGGCGATCGCCTTTGCCGCCAACGGCATTATCGCCGGCGAATATGACGCCGTCATCGCGTGCGGCGTCGAATCGATGTCCCGTATTCCGCTGGGCGCGAGTTTTGCGCATGGCCCGGGCGAGCGCTTTGGGCCGATGCTCGCGGCACGGTACGACGGGCGGCTGATCGATCAAGGCGTCAGCGCCGAATTGGTTGCGCAGCGCTGGGGTCTCTCGCGCGAAGCGCTCGATGCATACAGCTTGGAATCGCATCGTCGCGCGGCTCGCGCACGCGACCGCGGCGCGTTCGCGACGCAGATCGTCCCGATCGACGGACACCATACGGATGACGGCATTCGCGACGATACCAGCTTGGAGAAGCTGGCGGGGCTGCGCCCCGCGTTCGCCGCGAACGGATCGATTACGGCCGGCAACTCCTCGCAGATCAGCGACGGTGCCGCCGCCGTATTGCTCTGCGAACGCGCGTTTGCGCAACGGCATGGGTTGCACGTGCGCGCACGTTTCGTCGCGTCCGTGGCCATCGGCGGCGACCCGGTCATGATGCTGACGGCGACCATCCCTGCGACGGAACGCATTATGGAACGTTGCGGTTTGCGGCTCGCGCAGATGGACGCGATCGAGATCAACGAAGCGTTCGCGAGCGTCGTCCTCGCATGGCAGCGCGAAACCGGCGCCGATCTCGAGAAGACGAACGTAAACGGCGGTGCCATCGCGCTGGGGCACCCGCTTGGAGCGAGCGGCGCGCGGCTGGCGACGACGCTGCTCCACGAACTCGAGCAGCGCTCCGCACGCTACGGATTGCAGGTGATGTGCGAGGGTGGTGGTATGGCCAATGCAACGATTTTCGAACGTCTATAG
- the msrA gene encoding peptide-methionine (S)-S-oxide reductase MsrA, producing MKLIVRIALTLVLIAATLSRAPAAQPVRTEQVVLAGGCFWGMQAVFASLKGVSETVAGYAGGSAATANYDAVSSETTQHAESVQITFDPRVISFRALLDVYFLVAHDPTELNRQGPDTGTSYRSEIFYTSDAQRAQAQAMIASLTRRHVFHAPIVTKLERLPAFYPAEAYHQNYLVNNPSSPYIVYNDIPKLRALQRRFPQLVNEASAPMRTIAAR from the coding sequence ATGAAGCTGATCGTTCGAATCGCCCTCACCCTTGTTCTGATAGCCGCAACGCTCTCACGGGCCCCGGCCGCACAGCCGGTGCGCACCGAGCAGGTGGTCCTCGCGGGAGGGTGCTTCTGGGGTATGCAAGCGGTCTTCGCCTCGCTCAAGGGCGTCTCGGAGACCGTTGCCGGGTACGCCGGCGGCAGCGCGGCCACCGCGAACTACGATGCGGTCAGCAGCGAAACGACGCAGCATGCGGAGTCCGTCCAGATCACGTTCGATCCTCGCGTCATCTCGTTCCGAGCGTTGCTGGACGTGTATTTCTTGGTGGCCCACGATCCGACCGAACTCAATCGTCAGGGCCCCGACACCGGTACCAGCTATCGCTCCGAGATCTTCTACACCAGCGACGCGCAGCGGGCACAGGCGCAAGCGATGATCGCTTCGCTCACGCGGCGTCACGTCTTTCATGCGCCGATCGTGACCAAGCTCGAGCGGCTGCCCGCCTTCTACCCTGCCGAAGCCTATCACCAGAACTATCTGGTCAACAATCCGAGCAGCCCGTACATCGTCTACAACGATATTCCGAAATTGCGTGCGTTACAGCGGCGCTTTCCTCAACTCGTCAACGAAGCGAGCGCACCGATGCGCACGATCGCCGCGCGCTAG
- a CDS encoding CoA transferase: MTARPLEGLRVVSLATNIPGPLASARLCALGASVVKIEPLRGDALEHAAPSWYAQLCEGQSVHRIDARSAAGGAFLSSELARADVLVSAMRASALERLGLGWSEVQARYPRLCHVAVFGEAPPFDSRAGHDLTYQARAGLIAPPALPRTVLGDLAAAERAVSGALAALLLRERTGQATRCDVAIVDAAQDFAAPLIHGLTTATGSLGGGLALYNVYETAQGWIALAALEPHFIAALKTLLESDALDAATLRARFCMRTAQEWERLANERDIPLAAVRSHGSDA, encoded by the coding sequence TTGACCGCACGTCCGTTAGAAGGTCTGCGGGTCGTCTCGCTGGCGACCAATATTCCGGGCCCGCTCGCATCGGCCCGGCTCTGCGCACTCGGAGCGAGCGTCGTCAAGATTGAGCCGTTGCGCGGCGACGCTCTGGAGCATGCCGCGCCGTCGTGGTACGCGCAGTTATGCGAGGGCCAATCCGTCCATCGCATCGATGCGCGTTCCGCTGCCGGCGGGGCTTTTCTATCGAGCGAGTTGGCGCGGGCTGATGTGCTCGTAAGCGCCATGCGAGCGAGCGCGCTCGAGCGCTTGGGACTGGGATGGAGCGAGGTGCAAGCCCGCTATCCTCGCCTCTGCCACGTCGCCGTTTTCGGCGAAGCCCCGCCGTTCGATTCGCGGGCCGGACACGACCTGACGTACCAGGCTCGCGCGGGCCTGATCGCCCCTCCGGCGCTACCCCGCACCGTCCTCGGCGATCTTGCGGCCGCGGAGCGCGCCGTCAGCGGCGCGCTCGCGGCGTTGCTTCTTCGAGAGCGCACGGGCCAAGCAACGCGCTGCGACGTTGCGATCGTCGATGCCGCGCAAGATTTCGCGGCGCCGCTGATACACGGGCTGACCACCGCAACCGGATCCCTCGGCGGCGGTCTTGCATTGTATAACGTCTACGAAACCGCGCAGGGCTGGATCGCTCTTGCAGCTTTGGAGCCGCACTTCATCGCGGCCTTGAAAACCTTACTCGAATCCGACGCGCTCGACGCGGCGACGTTGCGCGCGCGTTTTTGCATGCGAACGGCGCAGGAATGGGAGCGGCTTGCGAACGAGCGGGATATTCCGCTGGCCGCCGTGCGTTCGCATGGGAGCGATGCGTGA
- a CDS encoding ABC-F family ATP-binding cassette domain-containing protein, whose product MELLRFTALECHYGAREIFSGVDAVLNQGERIGLVGPNGAGKSSLLRLLAGTEAPFGGSIVRAKDTRLGYLAQSVADETRATLQELVDSALARVPDTEWALQQKKLRAMLDGFGFTAADYERPLREFSGGQRAKAALAHLLIDDPDYLILDEPTNHLDIATVRWLESFIANDKRAYIIVSHDRYFLDRVATRIWELERGRFHVYAPAQPAYARYVEQRDVRIAAEREAYATFVAERDKRRATIAGLRATHTSSDYSQVRSREKQLARMEATLQAPEPTVGTVAINVRLDASRRASNGFAFEARGLAKRYAEPLFSDVTFDLKQGGRLAIVGPNGSGKSTLLKIISGELAADEGSVRFNPAVQVAYFAQSALDQLDVTVSAVDAVLQAAPILPEQARALLGRMRISGEAAEKPVGAFSGGERRRIMLARLMARDADLLLLDEPTNDLDIDSRDALEGVLDEYRGAVAIVSHDRYLLQRLSDQVLWIDGGEWGLIEGGYDAYEAMMREREANARGRGKADAAERGNGQSRRTPLKIRSQLTSKIARIEREIERLDERKAQIEAIFATVEVYADRAQVTALESELEELRERAAAAVTTWEHSLEELERL is encoded by the coding sequence GTGGAATTGCTGCGCTTCACTGCCTTAGAGTGCCATTACGGCGCCCGTGAGATTTTCTCGGGCGTTGATGCTGTCCTGAACCAGGGGGAGCGCATCGGTCTGGTTGGGCCGAACGGCGCGGGTAAGTCCTCGCTGCTGCGCCTGCTGGCCGGCACGGAGGCACCCTTTGGCGGCAGCATCGTGCGCGCCAAGGATACGCGCCTGGGATACCTCGCGCAGAGCGTTGCCGACGAGACCCGTGCGACGTTGCAAGAGTTGGTCGACTCGGCGCTCGCCCGCGTGCCCGATACGGAATGGGCGTTACAGCAGAAGAAGCTTCGCGCGATGCTGGACGGATTCGGATTCACGGCCGCCGACTACGAACGGCCGCTGCGCGAATTTTCGGGCGGTCAGCGCGCCAAAGCCGCGTTGGCGCACCTCTTGATCGACGACCCCGATTATTTGATTTTGGACGAACCGACCAACCATCTCGATATCGCGACGGTACGATGGCTGGAATCCTTTATCGCGAACGACAAGCGCGCGTACATCATCGTCTCGCACGATCGGTATTTTCTGGATCGCGTCGCGACGCGCATCTGGGAGCTCGAACGAGGGCGGTTCCACGTGTACGCTCCGGCGCAGCCCGCCTACGCACGATACGTCGAGCAGCGCGACGTACGAATCGCGGCCGAGCGAGAAGCCTACGCGACGTTCGTGGCGGAGCGCGACAAACGGCGCGCGACGATCGCCGGGCTGCGCGCCACGCATACGTCCAGCGATTACAGCCAAGTGCGCAGCCGCGAAAAGCAATTAGCGCGCATGGAAGCCACCCTGCAAGCTCCCGAGCCGACGGTGGGAACCGTAGCGATCAACGTGCGACTCGATGCGAGCCGTCGCGCGTCGAACGGCTTTGCCTTCGAGGCGCGCGGCCTTGCCAAGCGCTATGCGGAGCCGCTCTTTAGCGACGTGACCTTCGATCTCAAGCAAGGCGGCCGGCTTGCGATCGTCGGGCCCAACGGGTCGGGGAAGTCGACGCTCCTGAAAATCATCTCCGGGGAACTTGCCGCCGACGAAGGGTCGGTGCGCTTTAACCCGGCGGTGCAAGTTGCCTACTTCGCGCAGAGCGCGCTCGACCAGCTCGACGTGACGGTGAGCGCCGTCGATGCGGTGCTGCAGGCCGCGCCGATTTTGCCCGAGCAAGCGCGCGCGCTGCTCGGCCGGATGCGCATTTCGGGAGAGGCTGCGGAGAAACCGGTCGGAGCCTTCTCGGGCGGGGAGCGCCGTCGGATCATGCTTGCAAGACTGATGGCGCGCGACGCCGATCTGCTCTTGCTCGACGAACCAACCAACGATCTGGATATCGACAGCCGCGACGCACTGGAGGGCGTGCTCGATGAGTATCGCGGGGCGGTCGCGATCGTCTCGCACGATCGATACCTCCTCCAGCGCCTCAGCGACCAAGTGCTGTGGATCGACGGCGGCGAGTGGGGCCTGATCGAGGGCGGATACGATGCGTACGAGGCGATGATGCGCGAGCGCGAGGCGAATGCGCGCGGACGCGGCAAGGCCGATGCGGCCGAACGCGGTAACGGGCAATCGCGCCGCACCCCGCTGAAGATACGCTCGCAACTCACCTCGAAAATAGCGCGGATCGAACGAGAGATCGAACGCCTGGACGAACGAAAGGCTCAGATCGAAGCGATCTTCGCAACCGTTGAGGTGTATGCCGATCGAGCGCAGGTTACGGCATTAGAGTCCGAACTCGAAGAGCTCCGCGAACGCGCGGCGGCCGCAGTAACGACCTGGGAACACTCGCTAGAGGAGTTGGAACGCTTGTGA
- a CDS encoding SDR family NAD(P)-dependent oxidoreductase yields MDISGKTFLVTGGSSGLGAACVREFAGAGANVVICDIGEHGAELARELGPQVLFAKTDVTDEVAVSAAIASATERFGALHGAINCAGVATAERTIGKEGPQPLAHFSKVISINLIGTFNVIRLAAAAMLGREVAPNEDRGVIICTASVAAYDGQIGQAAYAASKGGIVALTLPVAREFAQHQIRVVSIAPGIFDTPMLAGLPEAARESLGKQTPFPARLGRPPEYAKLARHIVENQMLNGEVIRLDGAIRLAPR; encoded by the coding sequence GTGGATATTTCAGGCAAAACCTTTCTCGTAACCGGCGGCAGTTCGGGGCTGGGCGCGGCGTGCGTTCGCGAATTCGCAGGTGCCGGGGCGAATGTGGTAATCTGCGATATCGGCGAACACGGCGCGGAACTCGCGCGAGAACTCGGCCCGCAGGTGCTCTTCGCTAAGACCGACGTCACCGACGAGGTTGCCGTGAGCGCGGCGATTGCGAGCGCTACCGAGCGCTTCGGCGCGCTTCACGGTGCGATCAATTGCGCCGGCGTTGCCACCGCCGAGCGAACCATCGGCAAAGAGGGCCCGCAGCCGCTCGCGCATTTCAGCAAGGTGATTTCAATCAACCTTATCGGGACGTTCAACGTCATCCGGCTGGCAGCGGCGGCCATGCTGGGGCGCGAGGTCGCGCCGAACGAGGACCGCGGCGTCATCATCTGCACCGCATCGGTAGCGGCATACGACGGACAGATCGGGCAGGCGGCGTATGCGGCTTCAAAGGGCGGTATCGTCGCATTGACGCTGCCGGTCGCGCGTGAATTCGCGCAGCATCAGATTCGCGTCGTCAGCATCGCGCCGGGCATCTTCGATACGCCGATGCTAGCCGGCTTGCCGGAAGCCGCGCGCGAATCGCTCGGCAAGCAGACGCCGTTCCCGGCTCGCTTGGGGCGGCCTCCGGAGTATGCGAAGCTCGCCCGTCACATCGTCGAAAATCAAATGCTCAATGGCGAGGTGATCCGCTTGGACGGCGCGATTCGTCTGGCGCCTCGCTAG
- a CDS encoding DNA-3-methyladenine glycosylase — protein MRLRRLARADLPRGSVPLAKFLIGAVLVHEDQGIRRIGRIVETEAYPPGDQAAHAYIGQTARNASLFLERGHAYVYLAYGIHWLFNVSGERAGAGGGVLVRALEPLAGLDRATNGPGRLTVAMSIDRRFDGIDLCAPGPLWLGSIARAAAPIVSSKRIGISKAVDRPWRFMERDNPYVSR, from the coding sequence ATGCGCCTCCGACGCTTGGCCCGGGCGGATCTTCCGCGCGGGAGCGTGCCCCTCGCGAAGTTTCTGATCGGCGCGGTGCTCGTGCATGAAGACCAAGGAATACGGCGCATCGGACGCATCGTCGAGACCGAGGCCTATCCGCCCGGCGACCAGGCCGCGCATGCATATATCGGGCAAACCGCTCGAAATGCTTCGCTATTCTTGGAGCGCGGCCACGCTTACGTGTATCTCGCGTACGGCATCCATTGGCTCTTCAACGTCTCGGGGGAGCGGGCGGGCGCCGGCGGCGGCGTACTCGTACGCGCGCTCGAACCGCTCGCGGGCCTGGATCGTGCAACCAACGGTCCCGGACGGCTTACCGTCGCGATGTCGATCGATCGGCGGTTCGACGGTATCGATCTGTGTGCGCCCGGCCCGCTCTGGCTAGGCAGCATCGCCAGGGCGGCGGCGCCGATCGTCAGTTCGAAGCGGATCGGCATCAGCAAGGCCGTGGACCGGCCATGGCGTTTCATGGAACGCGATAATCCATACGTGAGCCGTTAA